In Macadamia integrifolia cultivar HAES 741 chromosome 5, SCU_Mint_v3, whole genome shotgun sequence, a single window of DNA contains:
- the LOC122079063 gene encoding uncharacterized protein LOC122079063, translating into MDSICNQQNNHGIMVEGQEGDDLDSISSSSSDLSSNSISSSEDFMDDATTSTTESSSSALSSSPDQLSCNGPLYEMSSLMQQLPFKRGLSKYFQGKSQSFISLSTVMSIEDLAKPENPYNKKLKSCRSYGGLSESQKPWLPRTNSKIISKKTSRGSCYTANMRGSNSFLGNNRPPVRPHRTNSLID; encoded by the exons ATGGATTCTATCTGCAACCAACAAAACAACCATGGGATCATGGTTGAAGGTCAAGAAGGTGATGATCTTGATTCcatttcgtcttcttcttcagatcTTTCAAGCAACTCCATCTCTTCATCAGAAGATTTCATGGATGATGCAACAACGTCGACGACGGAATCCTCATCGTCGGCTTTATCTTCTTCGCCGGATCAACTCTCTTGTAATGGTCCTTTGTATGAGATGTCTTCTCTCATGCAACAACTCCCTTTCAA GAGAGGACTATCAAAGTATTTCCAAGGAAAATCACAGTCATTCATATCCTTATCAACTGTGATGAGCATAGAGGATCTTGCTAAGCCAGAGAACCCATACAACAAGAAGCTCAAGTCCTGTAGGAGCTATGGAGGATTATCAGAGAGCCAGAAACCTTGGCTTCCCAGAACCAATTCTAAGATCATCTCAAAGAAGACTTCAAGGGGTTCTTGTTATACAGCTAATATGAGGGGGAGCAACAGCTTCTTGGGCAACAACCGGCCACCAGTTCGTCCACATAGAACTAATAGTTTGATCGATTGA